The genomic stretch ACGTTCCCGCTCCAGGATGTTTTTGTACAAAGACCCCTTGTCACCCAACGAAACGAAATCATGAGCAGGGTACTCATGGGACATCGCCTTGTACTTCATTGACCCGCTAAGCGGGGAGCCATTCTCCTTATCAGTGATGCTGTGGCGAAGCCGATTTGGTTTCTCTATGTCATAATCCTCTGTGTCGTATTCTTTGTGCTGCAAACAATAGCTGGGGTTTCTGCAAACTTGAATGATGGGACTTCGAGAAGGTTCATCATACATGTTGGGGTCATGCCTCTCAGCCAAGTGGTGAGTAGTTTTCTGTCCATACATGCTGTAATGCAGGTGGATGGGGCTATTTTCACGAGTCTGTTCTTCAGCTTGCTTTTTCTTTGAACGCCTGCGTCGGCGGTGCAAGACAAAGACAATGATCCCCGCAGAACAGAAGATAATAGTAAGGAAGAGAATGAGGAGGCATAGGATTAGGACAGAAAGAGGAACTGCATCAGTTAGGGATCGGAAGAAGCCGTTTATGCCTCCTTCCGGTGCTATTGTTGTAACAGCCCCAAATTCACTCGAGGGTAAGGAGTATTGCGTGACCAAACCAGGGCAAAGAACATCATGCTTTAGGAGCCTGACTTCAGCATTGACGATTTTTTTGGGACTGTGGCACAAGATGGAGCCCACCACCGTATCCTTCCTGAGCTTCTCTAACCATTGCTTTATGCTGACTAGATCACATGTACAGTCCCAAGGATTGTCCTCGAGGTAAATCTGTTCCAGGAAATCGAGCTGCTCTAACACATTGCTGACCTGCAGGTGCATGAACAGATTGCTTCGCAAATTCAACTTGGCCAAGGGAACGTTCCTAAATATTTGCGCTGGTAGAGCACTGAGCTGGTTGTTGTTCAAGAACAGGAGATTGAGGTTTGTCAAAGGGTTGAATGAACCTGCCTCAATCTCCCTGATTGTGTTATATTCCAAGTACAAGTATTCCAGATTATGGAGGCCTACAAACATAGTAGCAGTAATTCTCTCAATCCTATTACCATTCAGGTACAGTTTTTTAAGACTGCTCAGACTTAAAAATGCTTCGTTGTCTACATAGTTGATTTGGTTGTTTGCCAGATTAAGCAACTCCAAACTGTCATATGTAACAAAATCATATTTTAGGATTCGCTCTATCATGTTGCCAGTTAAAACAAGCTTACTCGGACTTTGCTGAAAAATTCCGAGGTCTGATATCCTCTGGATGCCCCGATCCTCGCAGTGAATGAGGAACCCTGCGCTGGGATGGTTGTGACAAGAACACTCTGATGCACATGATGTCTTTGGGACATGAGAAGGCGTGGGAATCTTTGCATCATTTCTTGATTCTGGTATTTGGAGCACCTTTGTCGACGGGGTGACCACCATGTCCAGAGACTTGGACGGTTCTTCAAAGTTTATATCCGCATGGGACGGGCACAATACATCCCGTTTTACTTTGGCCAAAGGGATACCCTTGAGATGCTGGGGGCTGTCGCAAACCACTTCCCCAATGGATGACTGTGGTCGCATAATCTCGATCCAGTTCTTCAACTGGAGATTCTGGCAGTCACAGATCCAATTATTGTCCTCCAGCTGAAGCTCAATGATGCGGCCTATGTGCTCTAGAAATCCCACATACGGCAGAGTCTGAAGATTGTTTCCACGTAGGTCCAAATGAGTCAGAGGCACGAATCGGAAGATGTTGCTGGGAAGGAACTCGATGGAGTTATCGTTGAGGATCAGGACTTTGAGACGGACAAGTTTGCTAAATGCCCCAGGCTCCACGATTCGGATGAAATTTGTGTCAGCCTGGAGGTATTCTAAATTTACCAAGCCATGAAAAGTATCCTCCTTCAACATCACCAGAAAATTGCTGTTGATGTGCAACTTCTTCAACGAGCCCAGTGCACTGAAAACACCGGGCACCAGCTCTTGTATGCTGTTACCACTCAGATGCAATGTGACTGCGTTCTTAAAAGCCTCCATGTCCTCTGGGAGCAGCTCCACAATATCGTTCTTGTATAGATTTAAATGGAAAGGTCTATCTGAAGGTACTTGGACTTGAGAGATCctgtttatatttcttttctcgCAATTTATGTGCAACACTCCGTCCTTCTCCTCGCAGGCGCACAATGTTTCACAAGCTCCTGCAAAAGATACCTTTAGACTCTCATCCTCCTGCAAACTAGCACAAGCTAAAAAGGAACAAAGGAACATGATCCTGGCCAGCATTGTTTCTCTTGGGTGTctgaaaagacaagaaaaagcagaaaataagGAATTAGATACCAGAAGATGATGGGGAAAGAATTAAACACACTAATGGAAAAAACATGGTGATGCATTAATTCGACTGTGATCTCAGACATTTAAATCAGAACTGAAAACCTGTGTCATCAGTTGCTCACCTGCCTCTAATCACATACCTCTGTACCGCACATAATCCTCTTTAGcaatgtggaaaaaatgttATAGGTTAGCTGTGGAACACCTTCACAGGTGTTCCAAAATCCACAGACAGGAGCAAGCTGAAAATCATATGACTCGAAGTTatgctttaaaatgtttctcattgtaaacgtgtgtgtgaaATTCAAAGTTCCAGCTTTAGCCTCGGattgttacaaagtgctgacagcAGAGATTCCCCTATTAAGGTTACGTACACACTGTCTTACAAAAACCTCACCATATTAACGATGACACACAATTTGAATCTGTTTATGTAGAGCATCCGAATCCAAACCTAACTACAGAAATGCTAACATATTAGAATGAGGGCATAAACTGGCTTGCTATAACATTATAAAGACCTGCCAAATATTGTCAAGATCCCCCTTTTGCCACTAAAACTGCTCCCAATTATTGCATGGACTCCACAAATCCTCTGAGGTCACTGTGGTACTGTATCTGGCCCCTGTGTGATAGGAATGGATCCTTTAAGTCCTGTAGGTTCTGAAGTGGGGCCCCCATCGAGCAAATCTTTTGTCCATCCCACAGATGCTTAATGAGATCGACAGCAGGGACAATTAAAGGCCAAATGAACTCTTTTATTTACAGAAGTCCTAAGAGACCAtccattataatatttttattttctttctttcttattattcTTCTGAAAGGGTCTAGTGTCACTACGAAATACCACTGCAATGAAGGTCATGTTTAGGTAGGTGGGACGTGTCAAGGACCCAAGATTTTACAGCAAAACATTGCTCAGACAATCATCTTCTGGCTAAGCTTTTTCCTATAATGCATCCTGATGCAAGGttaaaaaacaccacacaaacacacaactggATGTTGACCGATTTACCGATTAATGGTGCAGATGTttgccaattttttttattaattgccatcggccgattgtgctgcaaattatgaTGATTATAAGGCAGGCATCCGACACTTGCTTGAGGAAACATAGTTCTTCCAGACCAGCAGGTGAAACTAGTGTGTATTCGGCATCCAAACAGGAAAACCGGAAGAGCTAGAACTCTGAGCAGTGTTTACACCTACGATCATTACTAACGGATTCGTGTAGCTGTTGCAAAAACAAGAGCAAGAATGAAATGTTCCGTTCTGATTTTCTCGTGTGTTCATTCGCTAAGCTAAGCAGCCAGTAGGAGTTCCCTTCTTTTTTGAATTGCGGAAAAACAGCTAACGCGATCCGACCAGAGTCAACAGTGTTTTGAAAAACTAAAGCCTACCGAAGCGCAAAAACCCCCTCAATATTGCTGACCCTCAGCTTGGTGTGTCCTGTGCTTTAGGTTCTTATACTTCGTTCTTAATCAAGCCTTATATTCAACTAGCAGTAGTTTAGGCTCCATTTAGGCACGGGAATCAGAACCTTATGTTGTTCAATATATGTTTCAGCAATTTTCTGcatgtttattaattaactgTTAGATTCTATGAggggtaaaaaagaaaatcggcCATCGGCTGCCCTGATTTTCTAAATATCACCATTGGTCAGAGACAAACCAATATCGCTCGACCTCTACACACGGCTTCAATGATGTAAAAGACATCTTCCTCCACTGTTCCATTGTACAGGTCTGATGCTCACACTGTCAGCACTCTGGACTGGGGTTAGGTAGCCCCATACACAAGCTACAATGGACTGTATTGACACCTGTTTATTACAGCTAGCAGGggctttttttagtgttttgtgatgtagctctTCTGTAGAATTTGACTGTATAGTTTAGCCTttactctcttcttcttctttcggcttctcccattaggggtcgccacaggggatcattcgtctccatacccccgttTTCTACGTATGCCTTTTCAAAACCAATTACCCTTTACTCTCTACTAGCCCATAATTATGTATGGCTAATACCcgttatcagttgtttatgctTGGACAACTTTCGGTTGGTCCTAACCATTACATTCCAGACATGAACTGCTGTTTTTGGACACCCTCTGACCCATCATCTAGCGATCACGATTGACCCCTTATcaaaggccatgtccacactaatgcATTTTCGTATTTTTCTCTTCGTTTCGGCTATCGCTGCAAACTAAAACTGGGATTTTTCTTGTCCGAAAacatagctttttgaaaactctCTCCAAAGTTGAGTTTTGACGTCGCAGTATGGACTGTGGAAAAACAGTGGCTTTCGAAAAGAATTGTGCCCCAAAGTTTCAAAGCGCCGGAAAGTAAACAAACAGGGGGGcagtgatgtaagtgaggtgaggaagcctggggtgaagttccaattcatccccaAGGTGTTCGAGGTCatagctctaaagcaggagatcttccacttgtcattgtattgtcatgctggaaaatcTTTGGGTCTTGTGCtctgcatccaaaggcatccgatacaattgtgttcctctaactttgtggtaacagaagaaccacatatggctagaaacaTAGTGTGTgtctactgtatatttatacatcGTAAGGAAATCTTGACTAAAACAGGCGAAAGAGGGAGAGGGAATAAAAGCGAGTATGGATTTTCAAAGGATGAAATGTAGTCTGATTGGGATCATTTTTGATGAATTCTTCCCAAGCCGCCGGACCTTCTGGAGGTTCTGTATTCACGATGCATGCTTTGATAGCTTGTCCTGTGAGGTTGCTCTACCACATTCTAGCGCCATTCCTGCAGCGCGACGTACATCCACTCATTTTTCATCAGGTGTAATGCAATTTCGAGCTGACGTGACGACGCAGCGGCGGCACATCTGTTTGACAGCGATGCTACAGACGATCGATTTCCCTGCTGAAATCAAACAGTGGCAGGACAAGTAAAAAAGCACAGGCTGTGGGCGTTGATGCAACAAAGCGCAAGGAAcagataaaggaaaaaaaaaaaaaagcttattccCACCCAGGGACACGAGCACAGGGCGCGAGAGATGCGATTAAAACAATACACAAGGGGGGGGGGAGTCCTGCTGCCCCATTAGGACTTGCCGAAGCTGAGATTTTGTCCTCCCACGCAAGCTAAATAACGAGGCCGGTGGAAAAACAGCAGCCAGTCGTGCTACTTGTGAATCCCAGCGTCAATCAGGGTGCGTTTAAAAAGAGAGgagtaaataaaaagtttctTTCCCAGAACATGTCATGTTTTTGTAGTGCTGATAAATTAGCATTTAATACATCTGCACTTTTGTATGAAATGGCAGCAGCTCAAGACGTGTTTAGCACGCAATCATGAAACACAGGATCATGAGTCAGTTTAGCCAAACAAATATCACTTGCAAtgattcatcattttttttgttattttttttcgtACTTCTTAATCGTCACGTTTGCCATTCAGCACTATGTGGatagtaaaataatacattttttatgtaattttaaataaaaatgcacattttaaataacagaaaaattattaataaatagatttaacaatgtaaaaaaaatatatataacaaataaaaaaaaaaatacacaatttactaaataaaacctgccgtttattaaaaaaaaaaaaaggcttagtTATTCGTTTTTTTctggtgttgttgtttttgggatttatgacttaaaaaaaaatattatttacttaaacaaacaaaaataagtaTATTGACGGGTATGTcctattgtttttaataaataaaaattatttattatttatttacaatgttagaaatttgtttgaaatatgtattaaaaaatgcactataactacataatataatatataaaacactttaaaaacaaTTCCTTATAagtactgtatttaagtagtacatttatgttaaaatattaaaatgtatcaatagaaatataattaattataaaataaaggaaaatgttaatagagtacagtactgtatacatatgatactgtacagtgtatatattatactttCTGAcaagaatttacacaaaattaatttaactaaattcttgcaaatgtttt from Silurus meridionalis isolate SWU-2019-XX chromosome 24, ASM1480568v1, whole genome shotgun sequence encodes the following:
- the slitrk6 gene encoding SLIT and NTRK-like protein 6, with the translated sequence MLARIMFLCSFLACASLQEDESLKVSFAGACETLCACEEKDGVLHINCEKRNINRISQVQVPSDRPFHLNLYKNDIVELLPEDMEAFKNAVTLHLSGNSIQELVPGVFSALGSLKKLHINSNFLVMLKEDTFHGLVNLEYLQADTNFIRIVEPGAFSKLVRLKVLILNDNSIEFLPSNIFRFVPLTHLDLRGNNLQTLPYVGFLEHIGRIIELQLEDNNWICDCQNLQLKNWIEIMRPQSSIGEVVCDSPQHLKGIPLAKVKRDVLCPSHADINFEEPSKSLDMVVTPSTKVLQIPESRNDAKIPTPSHVPKTSCASECSCHNHPSAGFLIHCEDRGIQRISDLGIFQQSPSKLVLTGNMIERILKYDFVTYDSLELLNLANNQINYVDNEAFLSLSSLKKLYLNGNRIERITATMFVGLHNLEYLYLEYNTIREIEAGSFNPLTNLNLLFLNNNQLSALPAQIFRNVPLAKLNLRSNLFMHLQVSNVLEQLDFLEQIYLEDNPWDCTCDLVSIKQWLEKLRKDTVVGSILCHSPKKIVNAEVRLLKHDVLCPGLVTQYSLPSSEFGAVTTIAPEGGINGFFRSLTDAVPLSVLILCLLILFLTIIFCSAGIIVFVLHRRRRRSKKKQAEEQTRENSPIHLHYSMYGQKTTHHLAERHDPNMYDEPSRSPIIQVCRNPSYCLQHKEYDTEDYDIEKPNRLRHSITDKENGSPLSGSMKYKAMSHEYPAHDFVSLGDKGSLYKNILERERELQQLSITEYLRKNISQLQDVQVPGHHQELKLMETLVYTRPRKVMVEQTKNEYFELKANLHAEPDYLEVLEHQTTFN